From Brassica oleracea var. oleracea cultivar TO1000 chromosome C3, BOL, whole genome shotgun sequence, a single genomic window includes:
- the LOC106333347 gene encoding LOW QUALITY PROTEIN: putative F-box protein At4g09190 (The sequence of the model RefSeq protein was modified relative to this genomic sequence to represent the inferred CDS: deleted 1 base in 1 codon) → MEQKKIHGSSSTHDDSNDRSLSIEDIPLELMAEILSRLPGKLIGRSRSVSKLYWSSITTTPCFINLFAARSSQPCALLILSKRDKLFVFSSPQAESYQFKIPRDGFLQRYDSVHGLVYLETSTQLMIWNPTMKRFFTLPEPEGSEGKYITGSLGYDPIDCKYKALCHLTGDKIGILTLGSQELWRILSQGFPSHSRRMSDCVICINGVIYYQCCFGLSLTHAIMSFDVRESPMGIQTLSYTSSSLHILGFKGYEVEGCY, encoded by the exons ATGGAGCAAAAGAAAATCCATGGATCATCATCAACACATGATGATAGTAATGATAGATCTCTATCCATAGAGGATATTCCCCTCGAGCTAATGGCCGAGATACTCTCAAGACTGCCAGGGAAATTGATTGGTAGGTCTCGCTCCGTCTCTAAGCTATAT TGGTCTTCCATCACCACCACTCCATGTTTCATCAACTTATTCGCTGCTAGATCATCACAGCCTTGTGCTCTGCTAATCCTCAGTAAACGCGACAAGCTGTTTGTTTTCTCCTCTCCTCAAGCAGAGAGTTATCAATTTAAAATCCCCCGTGATGGTTTCCTTCAGCGCTACGATTCCGTCCACGGCTTGGTTTACTTGGAAACTTCTACGCAGCTCATGATTTGGAATCCAACCATGAAACGGTTCTTCACTTTACCTGAACCTGAAGGCAGCGAGGGCAAATACATCACAGGATCTTTGGGATATGATCCCATTGACTGTAAATACAAAGCACTGTGCCATCTTACAGGAGACAAGATTGGGATTCTAACATTAGGATCGCAAGAATTATGGAGAATACTATCCCAAGGTTTCCCAAGTCATTCTCGACGCATGTCAGATTGTGTGATATGCATTAATGGAGTCATATACTATCAATGTTGTTTTGGTCTTTCTCTGACTCATGCCATTATGAGCTTTGACGTCAG AGAATCACCAATGGGTATACAAACACTTTCCTACACCTCATCTTCCTTACACATTTTGGGCTTTAAGGGATATGAAGTTGAAGGGTGTTACTGA
- the LOC106335524 gene encoding non-functional pseudokinase ZED1-like: MESMKTQYLKSWSGRKKEKERKKRWFLENGSLLLEELISDSNGKSIPIRSFPSDQILKATNNFDSSCFVSEDAYYKWFRGDIEDRSYMIKKFSEDKVTGHRVEEVYNDIVLSARMSNHNNFLKLLGCSLGFPFPVLVFEFASNGVLNGRGCISVNGEDSLLPWGLRLKIGKEIANAVTYLHMAFPKIIIHRDVKPMHVFLDSKWTVKLSDLSFSISLPEGKTRIEAERIIGTFGYLDPLYHATSFVTEYTDVYSFGICLLVLVTGKPVVIAGSDGDPQGILSYVVGLWENGKVNEVLDPMIAKDMTSGQKSQVEMCVGLALRCCEARDEYRPKMIQVAKELKLIEALLRDTS, from the coding sequence ATGGAATCAATGAAGACGCAGTATCTCAAATCTTGGTCTGGTAGAAAGAAGGAAAAGGAGAGGAAGAAGAGGTGGTTCCTGGAAAACGGAAGCCTCTTACTAGAAGAACTAATCTCTGACTCTAATGGTAAATCTATTCCTATACGCAGCTTTCCTTCCGACCAGATCCTTAAAGCCACTAATAACTTTGATTCAAGTTGTTTTGTCTCGGAAGATGCGTACTATAAGTGGTTCAGAGGTGATATAGAAGACAGATCTTATATGATCAAGAAGTTCTCCGAGGATAAAGTTACAGGACACAGAGTTGAAGAGGTTTACAATGATATTGTCTTGTCTGCTCGGATGAGCAATCACAACAACTTTCTAAAACTATTAGGATGCTCCCTCGGGTTTCCTTTTCCTGTTCTTGTGTTTGAATTCGCTAGTAATGGAGTTTTGAATGGGAGAGGATGTATTAGTGTTAACGGGGAAGATTCTTTGTTGCCTTGGGGTTTACGGTTAAAGATTGGGAAAGAGATTGCAAATGCTGTGACATATCTTCACATGGCGTTCCCTAAGATCATCATACATAGAGACGTTAAGCCAATGCATGTTTTCTTGGACAGTAAATGGACCGTGAAGTTGTCTGATTTATCCTTCTCGATATCTCTTCCTGAAGGAAAAACAAGAATAGAAGCTGAAAGAATTATCGGAACATTTGGGTACCTTGATCCGCTATACCATGCCACGAGTTTTGTGACTGAGTATACTGATGTGTACAGCTTTGGGATCTGTTTGTTGGTTCTTGTCACTGGAAAACCGGTTGTCATTGCTGGATCTGATGGAGATCCTCAAGGTATTCTTAGCTATGTGGTAGGATTGTGGGAGAATGGGAAAGTCAATGAAGTACTTGATCCAATGATTGCTAAAGATATGACAAGTGGGCAAAAATCGCAGGTGGAAATGTGTGTTGGGCTGGCTTTGAGATGCTGCGAGGCGAGAGATGAATACAGACCAAAGATGATCCAAGTAGCTAAAGAACTCAAACTGATTGAGGCATTACTGAGAGATACTAGCTAG
- the LOC106335525 gene encoding uncharacterized protein LOC106335525, protein MLTAGSFLPTRLSRFVFFLLCSPILLPLLCLSFPLLCAVEVFSGLRSRIVKSAPSSVVTEVLAAEEDDLRRCEEGCGELELEEDEIEVASKFCSK, encoded by the exons ATGCTAACCGCCGGATCCTTCCTCCCTACACGGTTGAGTCGCTTCGTCTTCTTCCTACTCTGTTCGCCTATCCTTCTACCTCTTCTCTGCCTTTCCTTCCCTCTCCTCTGCGCCGTCGAGGTCTTCAGTGGCCTCCGCAGCCGAATCGTGAAATCGGCACCTTCCTCCGTCGTAACGGAAGTTCTCGCCGCCGAAGAAGATGATTTGCGGCGATGCGAGGAAGGATGCGGGGAACTCGAACTGGAAGAAGATGAGATCGAAG TGGCATCCAAATTTTGTTCTAAATAA
- the LOC106335523 gene encoding patellin-5, which produces MSQDSATTTTASPPRPSTAVETMPKDSHTNPSSSLMKQDFKDEEEKPKQLPLEPEMIQPPPVTPEPNPQLSSDQDSSLPLVPEPEETNNAAEVTEQSHQVTPETATLEQEGPEHAAENSEPPVTTEPNPQRSSEQDSSLPLVSEPEETNHAIEVSEQPHQVTPETVTLEQEGSNHAAEDSEPLAVTAEKMSSEPEGLKHAAEDSEQPHQVRPETEPEEPNHTVESDSEKPHQVTPETEPTQKLMLEKRKKYTEVADWTEPEPPDAAVLEAAASAPQPKQTEPQNPVVAAQPPASSVKTRSLAEMMNREEAEEKPKIQIPHSLGSFKEETNRISDLSVHELNALHELRHLLQESTTIDSSKSFIWGVPLLKDDRSDVVLLKYLRARDFKPQEAYSMLTKTLQWRMEFNIEELLDENLGDDLDKVVFMQGQDRENHPVCYNVYGEFQDKDLYRKTFSDEEKRDRFLRWRIQFLEQSIRKLDFVAGGVSTICQVNDLKNSPGPGKTELRVATKQALHLLQDNYPEFISKQIFINVPWWYLAFYRIISPFMTQRSKSKLVFSGPSRSAETLFKYISPEHVPVQYGGLSVDNCDCNSDFTHEDTATEITVKPTTKQTVEIIIYERCTIVWEIRVVGWEVMYGAEFVPENKEGYTVIIQKPRKMASGDEPVVSQSFKVGEVGKILLTVDNPTSNKKILIYRFKVKPLPCE; this is translated from the exons ATGTCCCAAGATTCTGCGACTACTACTACTGCTTCTCCGCCGCGACCTTCAACTGCCGTCGAGACAATGCCGAAGGATTCCCATACCAATCCTTCCTCTTCTCTAATGAAACAAGACTTTAAGGATGAAGAAGAAAAGCCAAAGCAACTACCTTTGGAGCCGGAGATGATTCAGCCGCCGCCGGTGACTCCCGAACCAAATCCGCAGCTGAGCTCTGACCAAGATTCGTCGTTGCCTTTAGTTCCGGAGCCGGAGGAGACCAACAACGCGGCGGAGGTGACAGAGCAGTCTCACCAAGTCACGCCGGAGACAGCGACTTTGGAGCAAGAAGGTCCCGAACACGCGGCGGAGAATTCAGAACCGCCGGTGACTACAGAGCCAAATCCACAGCGGAGTTCCGAGCAAGATTCTTCGTTGCCTTTAGTTTCGGAGCCGGAGGAGACCAACCACGCGATAGAGGTTTCAGAGCAGCCTCACCAAGTGACGCCGGAGACAGTGACTTTGGAGCAAGAAGGTTCCAACCATGCGGCCGAAGATTCAGAACCACTTGCAGTAACGGCAGAGAAAATGTCTTCGGAGCCAGAAGGCCTCAAACACGCGGCTGAGGATTCAGAGCAGCCACATCAAGTGAGGCCGGAGACAGAGCCAGAGGAGCCTAACCATACGGTCGAGAGTGATTCAGAGAAACCACATCAAGTGACGCCGGAGACAGAGCCAACGCAGAAACTGATGTTAGAAAAGCGGAAAAAGTACACGGAGGTTGCAGACTGGACAGAGCCGGAACCACCAGACGCGGCGGTGTTAGAAGCTGCAGCGTCGGCGCCTCAGCCAAAGCAAACAGAGCCTCAAAACCCTGTAGTGGCAGCTCAACCACCAGCTTCTTCCGTGAAAACAAGATCCTTGGCGGAGATGATGAACAGGGAAGAAGCTGAAGAGAAACCAAAGATTCAGATTCCTCATAGCCTCGGCTCCTTCAAGGAAGAAACAAACAGAATCTCCGATCTCTCAGTCCACGAGTTAAACGCTCTTCACGAGCTCCGTCACCTCTTGCAAGAATCAACCACCATTGACTCCAGCAAAAGCTTCATATGGGGTGTGCCACTTCTCAAAGACGACAGAAGCGACGTCGTTTTGCTGAAATACTTGAGAGCGAGAGATTTCAAACCGCAAGAAGCTTACTCAATGCTCACCAAGACACTCCAGTGGAGAATGGAGTTCAACATCGAGGAGCTTCTCGACGAAAACCTCGGAGACGATTTAGACAAGGTTGTGTTCATGCAAGGGCAAGACAGGGAGAATCATCCTGTCTGTTACAACGTCTACGGTGAGTTTCAGGACAAGGATCTTTATCGGAAGACGTTCTCGGACGAGGAGAAGAGAGACCGGTTCTTGAGGTGGAGGATTCAGTTTCTTGAGCAGAGTATAAGGAAGCTAGATTTTGTGGCTGGTGGGGTTTCCACGATCTGTCAAGTAAACGATCTGAAGAACTCTCCAGGACCTGGTAAAACCGAGCTCAGGGTAGCCACTAAGCAAGCTCTTCATCTTCTTCAAGACAATTACCCTGAGTTTATCTCTAAACAG ATATTCATCAACGTTCCATGGTGGTACCTTGCTTTCTATAGAATTATCAGCCCTTTCATGACCCAAAGGTCAAAGAGCAAACTCGTTTTCTCAGGTCCTTCAAGATCTGCAGAAACCCTTTTCAA GTACATATCACCGGAACATGTCCCGGTTCAGTACGGTGGACTAAGTGTGGATAACTGCGACTGCAACTCGGATTTCACACATGAGGATACCGCCACTGAGATTACCGTTAAACCAACTACCAAACAAACCGTCGAGATTATTATTTACGAG AGATGTACAATCGTGTGGGAGATAAGAGTAGTGGGATGGGAGGTTATGTATGGAGCAGAGTTTGTGCCGGAGAACAAAGAAGGATACACAGTGATAATTCAGAAGCCGAGGAAGATGGCTTCAGGAGATGAACCGGTTGTGTCTCAAAGCTTCAAAGTTGGAGAAGTTGGCAAGATTTTACTAACAGTGGATAACCCAACGTCCAACAAGAAAATTCTTATTTACAGGTTCAAGGTTAAGCCTTTGCCGTGTGAGTAA
- the LOC106328492 gene encoding DNA mismatch repair protein MLH1 — protein sequence MTDGSPLAVAMEEEESTAMAMEVEESPSPSIAPRDPPKIQRLEESVVNRIAAGEVIQRPVSAVKELVENSLDADSTSISVTVKDGGLKLIQVSDDGHGIRREDLPILCERHTTSKLSKYEDLFSLSSMGFRGEALASMTYVAHVTVTTITKGQIHGHRVSYRDGVMEHEPKACAAVKGTQIMVENLFYNMIARRKTLQNSADDYGKIVDLLSRMAIHHNNVSFSCRKHGAVKADVHSVVSSSRLDSIRSVYGVSVAKSLIKVEVSSGESSGCAFDMEGFVSNSNYVAKKTILVLFINDRLVECSALKRAVEIVYAATLPKASKPFVYMSINLPREHVDINIHPTKKEVSLLNQEIMIDMIQSEVELKLRNTNDTRTFQEQKVEYIQSTLKSSKSDTPVSPLPSGQKTPKVPVHKMVRTDSSDPAGRLHAFLQPKPHNLPDTVSSLSAVRSSIRQRRNPKETADLSSVQELLSGIDSCYHPGLLETVRNCTYVGMADDVFALVQYQTHLYLANVVNLSKELMYQQTLRRFAHFNAIQLSDPAPLSELILLALQEEDLDPENNEKDHLKERIAEMNTELLMEKVEMLEEYFSVFIDSDGNLSRLPVILDQYTPDMDRVPEFLLCLGNDVEWEDEKACFQGVSAAIGNFYAMHPPLLPNPSGDGVRFYTKTNEKSSQENPALGGNVEMESVLDQDLLSDAETAWAQREWSIQHVLFPSMRLFLKPPASMASNGTFVKVASLEKLYKIFERC from the exons ATGACGGACGGTTCGCCTCTTGCGGTGGCGATGGAAGAGGAAGAGTCTACGGCCATGGCGATGGAGGTGGAAGAGTCTCCGTCTCCGTCGATTGCACCGAGAGACCCGCCGAAGATACAACGGCTAGAAGAGTCAGTGGTAAACCGTATCGCAGCGGGTGAAGTAATCCAGCGTCCAGTTTCGGCGGTTAAGGAGCTCGTCGAGAATAGCCTGGACGCCGACTCAACTTCCATAAGCGTCACTGTTAAGGACGGTGGCTTGAAGCTAATTCAAGTCTCCGACGATGGCCACGGCATTAGA CGTGAAGACTTGCCGATTCTATGCGAGAGACATACGACGTCGAAGCTGAGCAAGTATGAAGATTTGTTCTCTCTTAGTTCGATGGGTTTTAGAGGAGAGGCACTTGCTAGTATGACTTACGTTGCTCATGTTACTGTCACCACTATCACCAAAGGCCAGATTCATGGTCACAG AGTGTCTTACAGAGATGGTGTGATGGAGCATGAGCCAAAGGCGTGTGCGGCTGTCAAAGGAACTCAAATAATG GTGGAGAATTTGTTTTATAATATGATTGCTAGAAGGAAGACACTTCAGAACTCTGCTGATGATTATGGAAAAATAGTAGATTTGCTGAGCCGGATGGCCATTCATCACAATAACGTTAGCTTCTCTTGTCGAAAG CATGGAGCTGTCAAGGCTGATGTTCACTCTGTCGTGTCGTCTTCAAGGCTTGATTCTATCAGATCAGTTTACGGTGTGTCAGTTGCGAAAAGCTTGATTAAAGTAGAAGTCTCCTCTGGTGAATCCTCCGGTTGTGCTTTTGATATGGAAGGTTTTGTGTCCAATTCGAACTATGTTGCTAAGAAGACCATTTTGGTGCTTTTTATTAATG ATAGATTGGTGGAATGTTCAGCTTTAAAAAGAGCCGTTGAGATTGTTTATGCTGCAACATTACCAAAAGCATCCAAACCTTTTGTCTATATGTCGATCAATTTGCCACGGGAGCATGTTGATATCAATATTCACCCAACAAAAAAAGAA GTAAGCCTTTTAAACCAGGAAATCATGATCGATATGATACAGTCAGAGGTTGAACTGAAACTGAGGAACACAAATGATACTAGGACGTTTCAAGAGCAG AAAGTGGAATACATTCAATCTACGCTGAAATCCTCGAAAAGTGATACTCCAGTTTCTCCGCTGCCTTCTG GACAAAAAACACCGAAAGTTCCTGTGCATAAAATGGTGAGAACGGATTCATCTGATCCAGCTGGAAGGTTACATGCGTTTTTGCAACCTAAGCCCCATAATCTACCTGACACGGTTTCTAGCTTGAGTGCAGTAAG GTCTTCTATAAGACAAAGAAGAAACCCAAAGGAAACTGCTGATCTTTCTAGTGTCCAGGAACTTCTTTCTGGGATTGACAGCTGCTACCATCCAG GTTTGCTGGAGACAGTAAGGAATTGCACATATGTTGGAATGGCAGATGATGTTTTCGCTTTAGTTCAGTATCAAACACATCTATATCTAGCAAATGTCGTGAACCTCAG CAAAGAGCTCATGTATCAGCAAACTCTTCGTCGTTTTGCTCATTTTAATGCAATACAGCTTAGCGATCCAGCCCCTCTGTCTGAGTTGATATTGTTGGCTCTGCAAGAGGAGGATCTAGATCCTGAAAATAACGAAAAAGATCATCTGAAAGAAAGAATCGCCGAA ATGAATACAGAACTCCTTATGGAAAAGGTAGAGATGTTAGAGGAGTATTTCAGCGTGTTCATTGATTCCGATGGGAATTTGTCACGGCTTCCTGTCATACTCGACCAGTATACACCTGACATGGATCGTGTTCCTGAGTTTTTACTATGCTTGGGAAATGAT GTTGAATGGGAAGATGAGAAGGCTTGCTTTCAAGGAGTTTCTGCAGCTATTGGGAATTTTTACGCCATGCATCCTCCTCTTTTGCCAAATCCATCTGGTGACGGTGTTCGGTTTTATACTAAGACAAATGAGAAGAGCTCTCAGGAGAATCCAGCTTTAG GGGGTAACGTCGAGATGGAGTCAGTTCTTGACCAAGACCTTCTCTCAGATGCTGAAACCGCATGGGCGCAACGTGAATGGTCAATCCAACATGTGCTGTTTCCGTCTATGAGATTGTTCTTAAAGCCACCAGCCTCCATGGCTTCAAACGGAACTTTTGTTAAG GTAGCATCCCTTGAAAAGCTGTACAAGATATTTGAACGGTGCTAA
- the LOC106328493 gene encoding putative RING-H2 finger protein ATL37 produces MTIFTRDLSHRFVLCVLLPLFIFQFLPNATCQQESESKVTAESVIGIVLLSMFLLCIVGCCFFYACQSAEIEAGSRQVLHTRARHGLDKDIIESFPFFLYSEIKGLKIGKGGMECAICLNEFEDEETLRWMPPCSHTFHASCIDVWLSSWSTCPVCRANLSLKPGESFPYPSMDLETGNEQGGVQDDINLTGNNNANYTTPRSRSTGLLSSWRMAEIFVPRSHSTGRSVVQLGENLERFTLQLPDEVQRQLASLNPTRKSLMALPEARSSRQGYRSGSVGSKRSSFSQGRQTFQRALSMSLSFSFQDTSQTRDKDSGERSFERLMPEKV; encoded by the coding sequence ATGACTATCTTCACGAGAGATCTCAGCCATAGGTTCGTTTTATGTGTTTTATTACCGCTTTTCATTTTCCAATTCCTGCCTAACGCAACCTGCCAGCAAGAGTCAGAATCCAAGGTCACGGCGGAATCAGTAATTGGAATCGTTTTGCTTTCCATGTTCCTATTATGTATAGTCGGTTGCTGCTTCTTCTATGCATGCCAGAGTGCAGAGATTGAGGCGGGAAGCCGTCAAGTGCTGCACACTAGAGCAAGGCATGGGCTCGACAAGGACATCATCGAGTCCTTCCCGTTTTTCCTTTACTCAGAGATTAAAGGGCTCAAGATAGGCAAAGGCGGAATGGAATGTGCAATTTGTTTAAACGAGTTCGAGGATGAAGAAACACTACGTTGGATGCCTCCTTGTAGTCACACTTTCCATGCTAGCTGCATCGATGTCTGGCTCTCTTCTTGGTCCACATGTCCGGTTTGCCGTGCAAATCTGTCTTTGAAACCTGGTGAGAGCTTTCCATATCCGAGCATGGATCTTGAAACGGGAAATGAACAAGGAGGTGTTCAAGACGACATAAACTTGACAGGTAACAACAATGCAAATTATACAACACCTCGATCGAGATCTACAGGGTTATTGTCTAGCTGGCGTATGGCTGAGATATTCGTCCCTAGATCTCATTCGACGGGACGTTCAGTGGTTCAACTTGGCGAGAATCTAGAACGATTCACACTGCAGTTACCGGATGAGGTGCAAAGACAACTGGCTAGCTTGAATCCGACAAGGAAAAGCCTCATGGCCTTACCTGAAGCCAGGAGTTCGAGACAGGGCTACAGGAGCGGCAGTGTTGGAAGCAAGAGAAGCAGTTTCTCTCAAGGACGACAAACATTTCAGCGGGCCCTATCTATGTCTCTCTCTTTCTCTTTTCAAGATACTTCCCAAACTAGGGACAAAGATTCTGGTGAACGGTCGTTTGAACGCCTCATGCCAGAGAAGGTCTAA
- the LOC106330055 gene encoding uncharacterized protein LOC106330055, whose amino-acid sequence MGSKVSFSMILVASLWAVTFATERVAQVQPPATIPALFPLGLPIDLVKCWSSLFNVEGCVLQISNSILSGKFENLEAPCCKVFSSLDANCWPQMFPLNPFFPPYLKEICARIVPNPPTHK is encoded by the coding sequence ATGGGAAGCAAAGTTTCTTTCTCAATGATCTTAGTTGCATCTCTTTGGGCTGTAACTTTTGCCACTGAAAGAGTAGCTCAAGTGCAACCCCCAGCAACAATACCTGCACTTTTTCCTCTGGGTTTACCTATTGATTTGGTAAAATGTTGGTCGTCTCTTTTTAACGTCGAGGGATGTGTGCTCCAAATATCCAATTCAATTCTTTCTGGCAAGTTTGAAAATCTTGAAGCCCCGTGTTGCAAGGTGTTCTCATCCTTAGATGCAAATTGTTGGCCTCAAATGTTTCCACTGAACCCATTCTTCCCACCTTACCTCAAGGAAATTTGCGCTCGCATCGTTCCCAATCCACCTACACACAAGTGA
- the LOC106332276 gene encoding uncharacterized protein LOC106332276, whose product MRSERIDSGETETRARMNLSPEVDDYIKDTIDHSLGLPISIESLQTKLLAAEEAQRRLRDQYLALLSRSKEKDQVLERVRSEASMNAQALKKFVEENQKLAEECGNLLRQCKKWERECLLYHQDRDALMEFGNESDERARDAEARVRELEEEVARMSEELQLCKQRQIGIEQVDNNCSPQEEDLLDSVLGSLISKDENTIGRLFLEANVQDQSCQALLSKWDRLKPSTQKVLSLVSVAKKFEKERECIIQNLAKAEQEAELVSIQNRKLDKENRKLLRQQLSPLGSSETSHKSASAKSNKRKCPKMMSSPIEKMLEFSGSPEIGRKPLSPVWDNSADSRMNKK is encoded by the exons ATGAGAAGCGAGAGAATCGATTCAGGCGAAACAGAAACGAGAGCGAGGATGAATCTCTCGCCAGAAGTCGACGATTACATCAAAGACACCATCGATCACTCCTTAGGGCTTCCCATCTCAATCGAATCTCTCCAAACGAAGCTTCTCGCGGCTGAAGAAGCGCAGCGCCGTCTCCGAGATCAGTATCTGGCTCTCCTCTCCAGATCAAAGGAGAAAGACCAAGTGCTAGAACGAGTTAGG TCGGAAGCGAGTATGAATGCACAGGCGTTGAAGAAGTTCGTGGAGGAGAACCAGAAACTGGCGGAGGAATGCGGAAACTTGTTGAGGCAGTGTAAGAAATGGGAAAGAGAGTGCTTGCTTTATCATCAAGACCGTGACGCCTTGATGGAGTTCGGGAACGAATCGGATGAGAGGGCGAGAGATGCAGAAGCTAGGGTTCGTGAATTGGAAGAGGAAGTTGCTAGAATGTCTGAGGAATTGCAGCTTTGTAAGCAACGACAAATTGGGATTGAGCAA GTTGATAACAACTGCTCACCACAAGAAGAAGATTTACTTGATTCAGTTTTGGGATCACTCATAAGCAAAGATGAAAATACCATCGGGCGTCTCTTCTTAGAGGCAAACGTTCAAGACCAATCCTGCCAAGCCTTGTTGAGCAAATGGGATCGGTTAAAGCCTTCAACGCAAAAGGTTCTGTCTTTAGTTTCGGTGGCAAAGAAATTTGAAAAAGAAAGGGAATGCATCATCCAGAATCTCGCTAAAGCCGAACAAGAG GCAGAACTTGTGAGCATACAAAACCGAAAGCTGGATAAAGAAAATCGCAAGTTGTTAAGGCAGCAGTTAAGCCCTCTTGGTTCTTCTGAGACAAGCCACAAAAGCGCATCTGCTAAG TCAAACAAGAGAAAGTGTCCAAAGATGATGAGCAGCCCAATCGAGAAGATGCTTGAGTTTAGCGGCAGTCCAGAAATTGGCAGGAAGCCTCTATCACCTGTGTGGGATAACTCAGCAGATTCTAGGATGAACAAGAAGTGA
- the LOC106332277 gene encoding RNA polymerase II C-terminal domain phosphatase-like 4, producing MSFIKQCFSLFDKTKRRNKPSRLNEEKKKKKKKKKLHLVLDLDHTLLHSIHVSKLSQKEKYLIEEVGSRVDLWKFDKGNPNEHLIKLRPFLDEFLREANKLFYMYVYTMGTYRYAQNVLSLIDPDKLYFGDRVITREKSPHKKTLDLLSADKRRVVIVDDTSSVWPQHKRNLLEIAKYIYFRDGMKWESYAEKKTDESRSKGALSNVLKLLQQAHRRFQDFDSNDLRLLIRDPCTLCCF from the coding sequence ATGTCGTTTATAAAGCAATGCTTTAGTTTATTCGACAAAACCAAACGAAGAAACAAACCCTCCCGTCTGAACGAAGAGAAAAAGAAGAAGAAGAAGAAGAAGAAACTCCACCTAGTGCTTGACTTGGATCACACTCTTCTCCATTCTATCCATGTGTCAAAGCTTTCTCAGAAAGAAAAATATCTAATCGAAGAAGTTGGTTCAAGGGTTGATCTATGGAAGTTCGACAAAGGCAATCCCAACGAGCATCTCATAAAGTTACGACCTTTCCTTGACGAGTTTCTGCGAGAAGCCAACAAGCTTTTCTACATGTACGTTTACACGATGGGCACTTACAGGTACGCGCAGAATGTACTGAGTTTGATTGATCCGGACAAATTATATTTCGGAGATAGAGTGATAACCAGAGAAAAAAGCCCTCATAAGAAGACACTTGATCTTCTCTCTGCTGATAAACGAAGAGTGGTCATTGTTGATGACACGAGTAGTGTTTGGCCGCAACACAAGAGAAACTTGTTGGAGATCGCAAAGTACATTTATTTCAGAGACGGGATGAAGTGGGAATCTTATGCAGAGAAGAAGACAGACGAAAGTCGAAGCAAAGGAGCATTGTCTAATGTTCTGAAACTCCTTCAACAAGCTCATAGAAGATTCCAAGATTTTGATTCTAACGACTTGAGGCTCTTGATACGTGATCCTTGTACACTCTGTTGCTTTTGA